Proteins from one Parasteatoda tepidariorum isolate YZ-2023 chromosome 4, CAS_Ptep_4.0, whole genome shotgun sequence genomic window:
- the LOC107449017 gene encoding 1-acyl-sn-glycerol-3-phosphate acyltransferase beta isoform X2, with protein sequence MSVGEIICYFAAIYLTLYFLCHISRPAKFYVKLIFYYFAIFSVTTVAIPFSLLHPGDPDNLLYASWMVHHIISPVFGLKWDVKNKELLKSKEPCVFVCNHQSALDISGMMYIWPLFHPGVPVLKKELLFTGPFGIFCWLCDCIFVDRCNSAAAYKILNKKITAMKDKKVKLWFFPEGTRNDKGTLLPFKKGAFHIATQTKVPIVPIVFSQYTDFYSISKKIFDRGTITVTVLPWVSTENLTASDVPLLTEQVREVMMTNLAQSADNYSNKTSIKNELLH encoded by the exons ATGTCTGTTGGAGAAATCATTTGCTAttttgcagcaatttatttgactttatattttttgtgtcaCATTAGTCGACCTGCTAAGTTTTAcgtgaaattaatattctattactTTGCAATATTCTCTGTAACAACCGTTGCTATTCCATTTTCATTGCTTCATCCTGGAGATCCTGATAATTTACT GTATGCTTCATGGATGGTTCATCATATAATTTCTCCTGTATTTGGATTAAAGTGGGATGTTAAGAACAAAGAACTCTTAAAATCTAAAGAACCTTGTGTTTTTGTTTGCAATCATCAAAGTGCATTAGATATTAGTG GCATGATGTATATTTGGCCACTTTTTCATCCTGGTGtaccagttttaaaaaaagagttgctTTTCACCGGACCATTTGGCATATTTTGTTGGCTTTGTGACTGTATCTTTGTTGATCGATGCAACTCGGCAGCTGCTTACAAAAttcttaataagaaaattactgCTATGAAAGATAAGAAG gtaaaattGTGGTTTTTCCCAGAAGGTACCAGAAATGACAAAGGAACTTTACTTCCTTTTAAAAAGGGGGCTTTTCATATAGCTACTCAGACAAAg GTTCCTATTGTACCTATTGTCTTCTCTCAATATACTGATTTCTACAGTATCAGTAAGAAGATTTTTGATCGag GCACAATTACAGTTACAGTTTTACCCTGGGTAAGTACAGAAAATCTAACAGCATCTGATGTACCATTATTGACAGAACAAGTTCGTGAAGTTATGATGACTAATCTTGCCCAATCAGCTgataattattctaataaaacatctattaaaaatgaattattgcaTTGA
- the LOC107449017 gene encoding 1-acyl-sn-glycerol-3-phosphate acyltransferase beta isoform X1: protein MSVGEIICYFAAIYLTLYFLCHISRPAKFYVKLIFYYFAIFSVTTVAIPFSLLHPGDPDNLLYASWMVHHIISPVFGLKWDVKNKELLKSKEPCVFVCNHQSALDISGMMYIWPLFHPGVPVLKKELLFTGPFGIFCWLCDCIFVDRCNSAAAYKILNKKITAMKDKKVKLWFFPEGTRNDKGTLLPFKKGAFHIATQTKVPIVPIVFSQYTDFYSISKKIFDRATRNCGTITVTVLPWVSTENLTASDVPLLTEQVREVMMTNLAQSADNYSNKTSIKNELLH from the exons ATGTCTGTTGGAGAAATCATTTGCTAttttgcagcaatttatttgactttatattttttgtgtcaCATTAGTCGACCTGCTAAGTTTTAcgtgaaattaatattctattactTTGCAATATTCTCTGTAACAACCGTTGCTATTCCATTTTCATTGCTTCATCCTGGAGATCCTGATAATTTACT GTATGCTTCATGGATGGTTCATCATATAATTTCTCCTGTATTTGGATTAAAGTGGGATGTTAAGAACAAAGAACTCTTAAAATCTAAAGAACCTTGTGTTTTTGTTTGCAATCATCAAAGTGCATTAGATATTAGTG GCATGATGTATATTTGGCCACTTTTTCATCCTGGTGtaccagttttaaaaaaagagttgctTTTCACCGGACCATTTGGCATATTTTGTTGGCTTTGTGACTGTATCTTTGTTGATCGATGCAACTCGGCAGCTGCTTACAAAAttcttaataagaaaattactgCTATGAAAGATAAGAAG gtaaaattGTGGTTTTTCCCAGAAGGTACCAGAAATGACAAAGGAACTTTACTTCCTTTTAAAAAGGGGGCTTTTCATATAGCTACTCAGACAAAg GTTCCTATTGTACCTATTGTCTTCTCTCAATATACTGATTTCTACAGTATCAGTAAGAAGATTTTTGATCGag caacaaGAAATTGCG GCACAATTACAGTTACAGTTTTACCCTGGGTAAGTACAGAAAATCTAACAGCATCTGATGTACCATTATTGACAGAACAAGTTCGTGAAGTTATGATGACTAATCTTGCCCAATCAGCTgataattattctaataaaacatctattaaaaatgaattattgcaTTGA